From one Sphingomonas xanthus genomic stretch:
- a CDS encoding transglutaminase-like cysteine peptidase, with the protein MQYSARLAKLALAGLAAAGLATPSLAQVAPAAWRSMSKSEAILGGAPSALSAITARQAGGSAIPALAANASLPAMRPAIQRVESREVSRSQPDVFNSVALLIDRSPLQARWSRVAEERVHGSAAAYAASLRGAGIIAQVEAVNSYVNSRIRFTDDRVQFGVADRWLSPAEALSRGRGDCEDFAIAKRAMLRAAGVAERDLYLVILKDLSRRADHAVLVVRANGRFLVLDNGTDRIVDSSDVTDYRPILTFTTGQSFTHGYRRETIPPVTYAANRFAMPITLTGAPLEPAVGAEELPAVVRETATLIGPIFSL; encoded by the coding sequence ATGCAGTACAGCGCTCGCCTCGCCAAGCTCGCCCTCGCCGGCCTTGCCGCTGCCGGCCTTGCGACCCCAAGCCTGGCGCAGGTGGCACCTGCGGCATGGCGGTCAATGTCGAAGTCGGAAGCGATACTGGGCGGCGCTCCAAGCGCGCTTTCGGCGATCACCGCGCGCCAGGCCGGGGGCAGCGCAATTCCAGCCCTTGCGGCCAACGCAAGCCTTCCGGCGATGCGCCCCGCGATCCAGCGCGTCGAAAGCCGTGAAGTATCGCGCAGCCAACCCGATGTATTCAATAGCGTTGCCCTGTTGATCGACCGCAGCCCGCTCCAGGCGCGCTGGTCGCGAGTAGCCGAGGAACGGGTTCACGGCAGCGCCGCGGCCTATGCCGCCTCGCTTCGCGGCGCGGGCATCATCGCTCAGGTCGAGGCGGTCAACAGCTACGTCAATTCGCGCATTCGCTTCACCGACGACCGCGTCCAGTTCGGGGTTGCCGATCGCTGGCTGTCGCCGGCGGAGGCGCTGTCTCGCGGTCGCGGCGACTGTGAGGATTTCGCCATCGCGAAGCGGGCCATGCTGCGCGCCGCGGGCGTCGCCGAGCGTGACCTCTATCTCGTCATTCTCAAGGACCTGAGCCGCCGCGCCGACCATGCGGTGCTGGTCGTTCGTGCCAACGGCCGCTTCCTCGTGCTCGACAATGGCACCGATCGGATCGTCGATTCCAGCGACGTTACCGATTATCGCCCGATCCTTACTTTCACGACGGGCCAAAGCTTCACCCACGGTTACCGCCGGGAGACCATCCCGCCGGTTACCTACGCCGCCAATCGTTTCGCCATGCCGATTACTCTGACCGGGGCGCCGCTGGAGCCCGCTGTGGGCGCTGAGGAACTGCCGGCCGTGGTGCGAGAGACCGCAACCCTGATCGGCCCGATCTTCAGCCTCTAG